The following coding sequences lie in one Paenibacillus durus ATCC 35681 genomic window:
- a CDS encoding PTS sugar transporter subunit IIA produces MSILSENKIMMNAAAKDKYEAIAIAGQLLVEGGHVTKDYIPKMLEREEVVSTYMGGGLAIPHGTKDAKPYIKSTGLSIARFPEGVDFGGDEPAFVVIGIAAAGEEHMEVLTNVAMIFTEDDAIERIMNAASPLDIIGIFEGGVQV; encoded by the coding sequence ATGAGCATACTGTCAGAAAATAAAATTATGATGAACGCCGCCGCCAAGGACAAGTACGAGGCCATTGCAATCGCCGGACAACTGCTGGTGGAGGGGGGGCATGTCACGAAGGATTATATTCCGAAGATGCTGGAGCGGGAAGAGGTCGTATCCACATACATGGGAGGCGGACTCGCCATTCCCCACGGAACAAAGGATGCGAAGCCATATATCAAATCCACGGGGCTGTCCATCGCCCGGTTTCCGGAAGGCGTCGACTTCGGAGGCGACGAGCCGGCGTTTGTGGTAATCGGCATAGCGGCCGCAGGAGAAGAGCATATGGAAGTCCTCACCAATGTGGCTATGATCTTCACTGAGGACGATGCGATCGAACGGATTATGAACGCCGCAAGCCCCTTGGATATTATCGGGATTTTTGAGGGAGGTGTGCAGGTATGA
- a CDS encoding mannitol-1-phosphate 5-dehydrogenase, translated as MKAVHFGAGNIGRGFIGLLLSQSDYEVTFVDVNEAMVRELRERGEYTVTLASEGRETVTVNHVTALSSASQEEEVMLAIANAHLITTAVGVSVLKHIAGVIARGVALRVAESSEPLHIIACENAIGGSEQLKELVYARLDEETRSKADKMVAFPNAAVDRIVPIQQHRDILKVVVEPFHEWVVDSSQMIPGYKQIKGVHYVDNLEPYIERKLFTVNTGHCSAAYLGYLRGWETIQQAMEDEELTASVREVLEETGELLVQKHGFDRKEHGQYIDKILERFRNPALTDEVARVGRSPIRKLSPGDRLVSPAMQAYERGLSFSALARSMAGALLFDVMEDPEAAELQAFVDKAGARAAVAKYTNIPPGHKIHEAVLKHYDELNRVNELKLLNVLKQA; from the coding sequence ATGAAGGCTGTTCATTTTGGAGCCGGCAATATCGGAAGAGGGTTCATCGGTCTGCTGTTGTCGCAATCGGACTATGAAGTGACCTTTGTGGATGTGAACGAAGCGATGGTTCGTGAGCTGCGGGAACGCGGCGAATATACCGTTACCCTGGCCAGCGAAGGACGGGAAACGGTGACGGTGAACCATGTAACAGCGCTCAGCAGCGCCTCCCAGGAAGAGGAGGTGATGCTGGCTATCGCCAATGCACATCTTATAACAACGGCAGTAGGTGTTTCTGTTCTGAAGCATATCGCGGGTGTTATCGCCCGGGGTGTGGCTCTTCGGGTGGCGGAGTCATCCGAACCGCTGCATATCATCGCCTGCGAGAATGCAATAGGCGGCAGCGAGCAGCTTAAAGAGCTTGTCTACGCGAGGCTTGACGAGGAAACGCGAAGCAAGGCTGATAAAATGGTCGCTTTTCCGAACGCCGCAGTGGACCGGATCGTACCGATACAGCAGCATAGGGATATTTTAAAAGTAGTTGTAGAGCCGTTTCATGAATGGGTCGTGGATTCCTCACAAATGATTCCGGGCTATAAGCAGATTAAGGGAGTCCATTACGTTGATAATCTGGAGCCATACATCGAGCGCAAGCTGTTCACGGTGAATACCGGACATTGCTCGGCGGCTTATCTCGGCTATCTTCGCGGTTGGGAAACGATCCAGCAGGCGATGGAGGATGAAGAGCTTACCGCCTCTGTGCGGGAAGTGCTCGAAGAGACCGGGGAATTATTGGTGCAAAAGCACGGCTTCGACCGAAAAGAGCATGGCCAATATATCGATAAAATTCTGGAACGCTTCCGAAATCCGGCGCTGACGGATGAAGTGGCCAGGGTCGGGCGTTCCCCGATCCGCAAGCTTTCACCGGGCGACCGTCTCGTCTCGCCTGCGATGCAGGCTTATGAGAGGGGCCTCAGCTTCTCGGCGCTGGCAAGGTCAATGGCGGGGGCCCTGCTGTTCGATGTGATGGAAGATCCCGAAGCTGCGGAGCTTCAGGCTTTCGTGGACAAAGCCGGAGCCCGCGCGGCAGTGGCAAAGTATACGAACATTCCGCCGGGACATAAGATTCATGAAGCGGTCTTGAAGCATTACGATGAATTGAACCGGGTTAACGAATTGAAGCTGCTAAATGTATTGAAGCAAGCTTAA
- a CDS encoding M42 family metallopeptidase: MNQETLDMFKTLTEFPSAPGFERELRKFVKEAMAPYTDEFVHDRLGSLFGVLRGDVNGPKIMVAGHFDEVGFMVTGITDNGMIRFQPLGGWLASAVSSQRLQIITPKGAITGVVGSTPIHLVSQEERAKGGDIKAMFIDIGAESRKEAMEFGAALGQQIVPVCPFTPLANPKKILAKAWDNRYGVGLAIELVKALSGKKLPNTVFAGATVQEEVGLRGAQTAANLLQPDIFFGLDASAASDTTGDKQAFGRLGDGALLRILDPTMITHRGLLEYVQDTADTHRIKYQYFVSQGGTDAGQVHVSGIGVPSTVIGICSRYIHTSTSMIHTDDIDAARELLIKLVEGLDHTTLQTIIERS, from the coding sequence ATGAACCAAGAAACACTTGATATGTTCAAAACCCTTACCGAATTCCCTTCCGCCCCTGGTTTCGAACGTGAACTGCGCAAGTTTGTAAAAGAAGCCATGGCTCCGTATACCGATGAATTTGTCCATGACCGTCTCGGCAGCCTGTTCGGTGTGCTTCGCGGCGATGTAAACGGGCCGAAAATTATGGTAGCCGGTCATTTTGACGAAGTCGGCTTTATGGTTACCGGAATAACCGATAACGGAATGATCCGTTTTCAGCCGCTTGGCGGCTGGCTCGCTTCGGCGGTCAGCTCCCAGAGGCTGCAAATTATTACGCCAAAAGGAGCGATTACGGGCGTCGTCGGCAGTACGCCGATCCATCTGGTCAGCCAGGAAGAGCGAGCAAAAGGCGGGGACATCAAAGCGATGTTCATCGATATCGGCGCGGAAAGCCGGAAGGAAGCGATGGAGTTCGGCGCAGCTCTCGGCCAGCAAATCGTTCCCGTCTGTCCCTTCACCCCGCTGGCGAATCCGAAAAAAATATTGGCCAAAGCATGGGACAACCGTTACGGCGTAGGGCTTGCCATTGAGCTGGTCAAGGCGCTCAGCGGCAAAAAGCTGCCGAACACCGTCTTTGCCGGCGCTACCGTGCAGGAAGAAGTGGGGCTTCGGGGGGCGCAGACGGCAGCCAACCTTCTTCAGCCGGATATTTTCTTCGGACTTGACGCAAGCGCCGCCTCGGATACGACCGGGGACAAGCAGGCGTTCGGGCGGCTTGGCGATGGCGCGCTGCTCCGCATCTTAGACCCGACGATGATTACCCATCGCGGACTGCTGGAATATGTGCAGGATACGGCGGATACGCACCGGATCAAATATCAGTATTTTGTCTCCCAGGGGGGTACGGATGCAGGCCAGGTTCACGTAAGCGGAATCGGCGTACCTTCCACCGTAATCGGCATCTGCTCGCGGTACATTCATACTTCCACATCCATGATCCATACCGACGATATCGACGCGGCCAGAGAACTGCTGATCAAGCTGGTGGAAGGACTTGACCATACGACGCTGCAGACCATTATTGAGCGCAGCTAA